In Tepidimonas taiwanensis, the following are encoded in one genomic region:
- a CDS encoding TRAP transporter permease: MTTAATASPVASPTDRADLRGPIFWVALAFAAFQLWMSAFHPLSSQVIRALHVGFVLWLVFLLYPPWRHQPGWRGSAGLAIGWTLGLAGFATGVYQWVFEADLTQRAGELAGADWVIGIIAIALVFEAARRVMGWGLPIICAAFLAYGAFGQHLPGALAHRGYDWEILIATLGFGTEGIYGTPTYVSSTYIFLFILFGAFLEQAGMVRLFTDFAMGTVGHTRGGPAKVAVISSGLMGTINGSGVANVVTTGQFTIPLMKRFGYSPAFAGGVEATASMGGQIMPPVMGAVAFIMAETINVPYLAIVKAALIPAILYFVTAFWMVHLEAGRKGLLGLPREQCPNPWTTVRERWYLLLPLAALVALLFSGYTPMFSGTVGLALTVVLIFGAAVMQGIRGVPLRILFWVLLALACAGFFRFGAGTFFVVTAVLVALTYALRVGAEARRTALRALVEGAAHALPVAAACALVGVIIGIINLTGVAAEIGGHVIAVGRDNLLLALLLTMLTCLVLGMGIPTIPNYIITSSLAAPVLLELGVPLIVSHMFVFYFGIMADLTPPVALAAFAAAPIAREKGLLISLNAVRVAIAGFVVPFMAVYSPALMLQGDPTWGAVAWIVFKALVAIGLWGAGAIGYLWGPLAWWERAWAIGAASFLVVALPITDEIGLGATVALLAWHGLRQRRRVPAH, translated from the coding sequence ATGACGACCGCCGCCACCGCCTCTCCGGTGGCCAGCCCCACGGATCGGGCCGACCTGCGCGGCCCGATTTTTTGGGTGGCGCTGGCCTTTGCCGCCTTCCAGCTCTGGATGTCGGCCTTTCACCCGCTGTCCAGCCAGGTGATCCGCGCCCTGCACGTGGGCTTCGTGCTCTGGCTGGTGTTCCTCCTGTACCCGCCGTGGCGCCACCAGCCGGGCTGGCGCGGCAGCGCGGGACTCGCGATCGGCTGGACGCTGGGCCTCGCCGGGTTTGCCACCGGGGTGTACCAGTGGGTGTTCGAGGCCGACCTGACCCAGCGCGCTGGCGAACTGGCGGGTGCGGACTGGGTGATCGGCATCATCGCCATCGCGCTCGTCTTCGAGGCCGCGCGGCGCGTCATGGGCTGGGGGTTGCCGATCATCTGTGCGGCCTTCCTCGCCTACGGGGCGTTCGGCCAGCACCTGCCCGGGGCGCTCGCCCACCGCGGCTACGACTGGGAAATCCTCATCGCCACGCTGGGCTTCGGCACCGAGGGCATCTACGGCACGCCGACCTACGTGTCGTCGACGTATATCTTCCTGTTCATCCTCTTCGGCGCGTTTCTGGAACAGGCCGGTATGGTGCGCCTGTTCACGGATTTCGCGATGGGCACGGTGGGCCACACGCGCGGCGGACCGGCCAAGGTGGCGGTGATCTCCTCCGGCCTGATGGGCACGATCAACGGCTCGGGCGTCGCCAACGTGGTGACGACGGGCCAGTTCACGATCCCGCTGATGAAGCGCTTCGGCTACAGCCCCGCGTTCGCCGGTGGGGTGGAGGCCACCGCCAGCATGGGCGGCCAGATCATGCCGCCCGTGATGGGGGCGGTCGCGTTCATCATGGCCGAGACGATCAACGTGCCGTATCTGGCCATCGTCAAGGCCGCGCTCATCCCGGCGATCCTGTACTTCGTCACCGCGTTCTGGATGGTGCACCTGGAGGCCGGGCGCAAGGGGCTGCTGGGCCTGCCGCGCGAGCAATGCCCCAACCCCTGGACGACGGTGCGCGAGCGCTGGTATTTGCTGCTGCCACTGGCGGCGCTGGTGGCGCTGCTCTTTTCCGGCTACACGCCGATGTTTTCCGGCACGGTGGGTCTGGCGCTGACCGTGGTGCTGATCTTCGGCGCGGCGGTGATGCAGGGTATCCGCGGTGTGCCGCTGCGCATCCTGTTCTGGGTGCTGCTGGCGCTGGCGTGCGCGGGGTTTTTCCGCTTCGGGGCAGGCACGTTCTTCGTCGTCACCGCGGTGTTGGTGGCGCTGACGTATGCGCTGCGCGTCGGGGCGGAGGCGCGCCGCACCGCGCTGCGCGCGCTGGTCGAGGGCGCGGCGCACGCGCTGCCGGTCGCCGCCGCGTGCGCGCTGGTCGGCGTCATCATCGGCATCATCAACCTCACCGGCGTCGCGGCCGAGATCGGCGGCCACGTCATCGCGGTCGGGCGCGACAACCTGCTGCTGGCGCTGCTGCTGACCATGCTGACGTGCCTGGTGCTGGGCATGGGCATCCCGACCATCCCGAACTACATCATCACGAGCTCGCTGGCCGCGCCCGTCCTGCTGGAGCTGGGCGTACCGCTGATCGTGTCGCACATGTTCGTCTTTTACTTCGGGATCATGGCCGACCTAACGCCGCCGGTGGCGCTGGCCGCGTTCGCCGCGGCACCGATCGCGCGTGAAAAAGGCCTGCTCATCAGCCTCAACGCGGTGCGCGTGGCCATCGCCGGCTTCGTCGTACCGTTCATGGCGGTCTACAGCCCGGCGCTGATGCTGCAGGGCGACCCGACGTGGGGAGCGGTCGCGTGGATCGTCTTCAAGGCGCTGGTGGCCATCGGCCTGTGGGGGGCCGGGGCGATCGGCTACCTGTGGGGGCCGCTGGCGTGGTGGGAGCGCGCCTGGGCCATAGGCGCGGCGAGTTTCCTCGTCGTGGCGCTGCCGATCACCGACGAGATCGGCCTGGGTGCGACGGTGGCGTTGCTCGCGTGGCACGGGCTGCGGCAGCGACGGCGCGTCCCCGCCCATTGA
- a CDS encoding TAXI family TRAP transporter solute-binding subunit, whose amino-acid sequence MRLFRRLFTAIGLGAAFIAGTASAQSTQFINVLTGGQSGVYYPVGVALSQIYAKEIPNARSTAQVTRASAENLNLLQAGRGEVAFTLADALSDAWKGNEEAGFKTKLDKLRGISGLYNNYIQIVANADSGIRTLADLKGKRVSVGAARSGTELNAREIFKAAGLSYNDLAKVEYLPFGESVELMKNRQLDATLQSAGLGVASIRDLATAIKIVVIPVPPEVVAKIGDPAYQPAVIPANTYTGQTTDVPTAAIPNFLVTHAGVPDDVVYRMTKAMYDNLDTLYAAHNAARAIKRENALKGMPVPLHPGAERYYREVGLLK is encoded by the coding sequence ATGCGCCTGTTCCGCCGTCTGTTCACCGCCATCGGACTGGGGGCCGCGTTCATCGCCGGCACCGCCAGCGCCCAATCCACCCAGTTCATCAACGTCCTGACCGGGGGCCAAAGCGGCGTCTACTACCCCGTCGGCGTGGCGCTGTCGCAGATCTACGCGAAGGAAATCCCCAACGCTCGCAGCACCGCGCAGGTCACGCGCGCCTCGGCCGAAAACCTCAACCTCCTGCAGGCCGGCCGCGGCGAAGTCGCTTTCACGCTGGCCGATGCCCTCTCCGACGCGTGGAAAGGCAACGAGGAAGCCGGCTTCAAGACCAAGCTCGACAAGCTGCGCGGCATCTCGGGGCTGTACAACAACTACATCCAGATCGTCGCGAACGCCGACTCGGGCATCCGTACGCTCGCCGACCTCAAGGGCAAGCGCGTCTCGGTCGGCGCGGCACGTTCGGGCACCGAGCTCAACGCGCGCGAGATCTTCAAGGCCGCGGGGCTCAGCTACAACGACCTCGCCAAGGTGGAGTACCTGCCCTTTGGCGAATCGGTCGAACTGATGAAGAACCGCCAGCTCGACGCGACGCTGCAGTCGGCGGGCCTCGGCGTGGCGTCGATCCGCGACCTCGCCACCGCGATCAAGATCGTCGTCATCCCGGTGCCGCCCGAGGTCGTCGCCAAGATTGGCGACCCGGCCTACCAGCCCGCGGTGATCCCGGCCAACACCTACACCGGCCAGACCACCGACGTGCCCACCGCCGCCATCCCCAACTTCCTCGTCACGCACGCCGGCGTGCCGGACGATGTCGTGTACCGCATGACCAAGGCGATGTACGACAACCTCGATACCCTCTACGCCGCGCACAACGCCGCGCGCGCGATCAAGCGCGAGAACGCCCTCAAGGGCATGCCGGTGCCGCTGCATCCGGGTGCGGAGCGCTACTACCGCGAGGTCGGACTGCTGAAGTGA
- a CDS encoding transglutaminaseTgpA domain-containing protein, protein MSLMAGPWARGRAAIERLPREARDTLFLLTVIGGIVALQVARLPGWTSALTAAVLVWRGWLAWKARPLPRWPWRVALTVLAVALTVMTHRTLLGPDAGVTLIVVLLALKTLELRARRDAYVVFFLAFFTLLTPLLSSQSLATALGTLLAVWGLLTALVLAHLPLGRPPVWQAARTAGAQALAGAPVMALLFALFPRLPPLWGIPTDTTIGRSGLSGQMQVGDVARLALDERVALRVAFPDGVPPREALYFRGPVLRVFDGRRWRPLHGPDAATDVPPALVREDAALHAAPAAPAWRYQITLEPTLRPWLPTLEWTPASPRLVAGAAAGIAPQSTPDGQWWLPRPVTDVLRYEGVAQPPQRLGTDAARLALQVDRELPPGYNPRTLAWAQALRREVGDASPRALMEAVLRHLRDGGYRYTLEPGVYGRDTADEFWFDRRAGFCEHIASAFVIALRAMDIPARVVTGYQGGERNPVDGLWTVRHSDAHAWAEVWLPGEGWVRVDPTAWVSPDRTVSGERLAPPPGPVAAALVRVDPRLLASVRALWDAANQRWNDWILDYGPTRQLDLLRRLGLTAAGWQDAARALGVALAVLATVGVLALAWRWPRRDPWQRWLARAARTWARAGVIYAPPLTPRRLLAAIAASGAPSAVTDAWARWLTALEALRYDPRHANPHTAHMELTALRRRWRTLPPPLTATPRPPGAPAPQDVTPPAAPPRRGVLGALAAVAVAAIVGGAVPQPAQAGSDTPGPFAQRDDARALARAIDSAEGWDDGWAQRWIAQARWDRRARQFVLPPPPTAFKNWAAYRARFIEPRRIAAGVRFWDTHAPTLARAEAEYGVPAAVIVGIIGVETLYGQHRGQHRTLDVLTTLALDFPAEHPRAAARQAFFQGELRAFLRLARASGTAPDAWRSSYAGAMGLPQFMPSSWLAHAVDYDGDGRIDLTASAADAIGSVARFLHAHGWQRGMPARYAVTPPPPGEGLQTLLGPDIRPTFALAQVRALGAVPEPAAEGHAGPLALVLLQNGDPDAGGAPPTYVLGTANFYALTRYNQSSYYAMAVLDLGEAVAQARAAR, encoded by the coding sequence ATGTCACTGATGGCGGGCCCGTGGGCGCGCGGGCGCGCCGCGATCGAGCGCCTGCCGCGCGAGGCGCGCGACACGCTGTTTCTGCTCACGGTCATCGGCGGCATCGTCGCGCTGCAGGTCGCGCGGCTGCCGGGCTGGACGAGCGCGCTGACGGCCGCGGTGCTCGTGTGGCGCGGCTGGCTGGCGTGGAAGGCCCGGCCGCTGCCGCGCTGGCCGTGGCGTGTGGCGCTCACCGTGCTGGCGGTGGCGCTGACGGTCATGACGCACCGCACGCTGCTGGGGCCGGACGCCGGGGTCACGCTGATCGTCGTGCTGCTGGCGCTCAAAACCCTGGAGCTGCGCGCGCGCCGCGACGCGTACGTGGTGTTTTTCCTCGCCTTCTTCACGCTGCTGACGCCGCTGCTGTCGTCGCAGTCGCTCGCGACGGCGCTGGGCACGCTGCTGGCCGTGTGGGGGCTGCTGACGGCGCTGGTGCTGGCGCACCTGCCGCTGGGCCGCCCGCCCGTGTGGCAGGCCGCGCGCACCGCCGGCGCGCAGGCACTGGCGGGCGCGCCGGTAATGGCGCTGCTGTTCGCGCTGTTTCCGCGCCTGCCGCCGCTGTGGGGCATCCCCACCGACACCACCATCGGGCGCAGCGGCCTGTCCGGCCAGATGCAGGTGGGCGACGTCGCGCGCCTGGCGCTCGACGAGCGGGTGGCGCTGCGCGTCGCCTTCCCGGATGGCGTGCCACCGCGCGAGGCGCTGTACTTCCGCGGCCCGGTGCTGCGCGTCTTCGATGGGCGCCGCTGGCGGCCGCTGCACGGGCCCGACGCCGCGACCGACGTGCCGCCCGCGCTGGTGCGCGAGGATGCGGCCCTGCACGCCGCGCCGGCCGCCCCGGCGTGGCGCTACCAGATCACGCTGGAGCCGACGTTGCGCCCGTGGCTGCCGACGCTGGAATGGACGCCCGCGTCCCCACGACTCGTCGCGGGGGCCGCCGCGGGCATCGCGCCGCAATCGACACCCGACGGGCAATGGTGGCTGCCGCGCCCCGTCACCGACGTGTTGCGCTACGAAGGCGTCGCCCAGCCGCCGCAGCGGCTGGGCACCGACGCCGCGCGGCTGGCGTTGCAGGTGGACCGCGAGCTGCCCCCCGGCTACAACCCGCGCACGTTGGCCTGGGCGCAGGCGCTGCGGCGCGAGGTGGGCGACGCCTCGCCCCGGGCGCTGATGGAGGCGGTGCTGCGCCACCTGCGCGACGGCGGCTACCGCTACACGCTGGAGCCCGGTGTGTACGGGCGCGACACCGCGGACGAATTCTGGTTCGATCGGCGCGCGGGGTTTTGCGAACACATCGCGTCGGCGTTCGTGATCGCGCTGCGCGCGATGGACATCCCGGCGCGCGTGGTCACGGGGTATCAGGGCGGCGAGCGCAACCCCGTGGACGGGCTGTGGACCGTGCGCCACAGCGACGCGCACGCGTGGGCGGAGGTGTGGCTGCCGGGCGAGGGCTGGGTGCGGGTGGACCCCACCGCCTGGGTCAGCCCCGACCGCACCGTCAGCGGCGAGCGGCTCGCGCCACCGCCCGGACCGGTGGCCGCGGCGCTGGTGCGCGTCGATCCACGGCTGCTCGCATCCGTGCGCGCCCTGTGGGACGCCGCCAACCAGCGCTGGAACGACTGGATCCTGGACTACGGCCCGACACGGCAGCTGGACCTGCTGCGCCGGTTGGGGCTGACCGCGGCGGGCTGGCAGGACGCCGCACGCGCGCTCGGCGTCGCGCTGGCGGTGCTCGCCACCGTAGGGGTGCTGGCCCTCGCGTGGCGCTGGCCGCGCCGCGACCCGTGGCAGCGCTGGCTCGCGCGTGCGGCGCGGACCTGGGCTCGCGCGGGCGTGATCTATGCGCCGCCGCTGACGCCACGGCGGCTGCTCGCCGCGATCGCCGCCAGCGGCGCACCGTCCGCCGTCACCGACGCGTGGGCGCGCTGGCTGACCGCGCTGGAGGCGCTGCGTTACGATCCCCGCCATGCCAACCCACACACCGCCCACATGGAGCTGACCGCGCTGCGCCGCCGCTGGCGCACCCTGCCCCCGCCCCTCACGGCGACACCGCGGCCGCCCGGCGCACCCGCCCCCCAAGACGTCACACCACCCGCCGCCCCCCCGCGCCGCGGTGTGCTGGGCGCACTCGCCGCGGTGGCGGTGGCGGCGATCGTGGGCGGGGCCGTGCCGCAGCCCGCGCAGGCAGGATCGGACACCCCGGGGCCGTTCGCCCAGCGTGACGACGCACGGGCGCTGGCACGCGCCATCGACAGCGCGGAAGGCTGGGACGACGGCTGGGCGCAGCGCTGGATTGCGCAGGCGCGCTGGGACCGGCGGGCGCGGCAGTTCGTGCTGCCCCCGCCGCCCACCGCCTTCAAGAACTGGGCCGCGTACCGCGCGCGCTTCATCGAGCCGCGGCGCATCGCGGCGGGCGTGCGGTTCTGGGACACGCACGCCCCAACCCTTGCACGGGCGGAGGCCGAATACGGCGTGCCGGCCGCGGTGATCGTCGGCATCATCGGCGTGGAGACCCTCTACGGACAGCACCGCGGCCAGCACCGGACGCTGGACGTGCTGACGACGCTGGCGCTGGACTTCCCCGCCGAGCACCCGCGCGCCGCCGCGCGGCAGGCGTTTTTCCAGGGGGAGCTGCGCGCCTTCCTGCGGCTGGCCCGCGCCAGCGGCACGGCACCGGACGCGTGGCGCAGCAGCTACGCCGGGGCGATGGGGCTGCCGCAGTTCATGCCGAGCAGTTGGCTCGCGCACGCGGTGGACTACGACGGCGACGGGCGCATCGACCTCACGGCCAGCGCCGCCGACGCGATCGGCTCGGTGGCCCGCTTCCTACACGCGCACGGGTGGCAGCGTGGGATGCCCGCGCGTTACGCCGTCACGCCCCCGCCGCCTGGCGAGGGCCTGCAAACGCTGCTCGGTCCGGACATCCGGCCCACCTTCGCGCTGGCGCAGGTGCGCGCGCTGGGGGCCGTGCCCGAGCCGGCCGCGGAGGGGCACGCCGGACCGCTGGCGCTGGTGCTGCTGCAAAACGGCGACCCCGACGCCGGCGGCGCCCCGCCGACCTACGTGCTGGGCACCGCCAACTTCTATGCGCTGACGCGCTACAACCAGAGCAGCTACTACGCGATGGCGGTGCTCGACCTCGGCGAAGCCGTCGCCCAGGCACGCGCGGCGCGCTGA
- a CDS encoding DUF58 domain-containing protein yields the protein MATLALPRARSVRERVRQWWLARLPATDEHVLTQRNLYVLPTRPGWMLAVTLALLLLGSINYQLNLGYLLTFLLTGAAGASVLVGHANLRGLRLRVRVDGDAFAGRPLPVRVALQAPGRRTRWAVALAWAQPGADPVATDVAGGAAEVMVPLVLPRRGRHRLPPLGIETRYPLGVARIWSWWRPSLAVTVWPAPEPSAPPLPAAASTPTDAADRPLAADGAPIGASADLPDGVRPYRAGDSPGRVLWKKAARHDGDPAGWLVREATPTTGDTRLWLDDAACGLSDVEARRSRLCAWVLQADARGIVYGLRLPGCTIEPGTGPAHRRHCLEALACH from the coding sequence GTGGCCACGCTCGCCCTGCCCCGCGCCCGGTCCGTGCGCGAGCGGGTGCGCCAATGGTGGCTGGCGCGCCTGCCCGCGACCGATGAGCACGTGCTGACGCAGCGCAACCTCTATGTGCTGCCGACCCGCCCGGGGTGGATGCTGGCCGTGACGCTGGCGCTGCTGCTGCTCGGCAGCATCAACTACCAGCTCAACCTGGGGTATCTGCTGACCTTTTTGCTGACCGGCGCGGCGGGTGCCAGCGTGCTCGTCGGCCACGCGAACCTGCGCGGGTTGCGGTTGCGCGTGCGCGTGGATGGCGACGCGTTTGCAGGCCGGCCGCTGCCGGTGCGGGTGGCGCTGCAGGCGCCGGGGCGGCGCACCCGCTGGGCCGTGGCGCTGGCGTGGGCGCAGCCCGGCGCCGATCCCGTCGCCACAGACGTCGCGGGCGGCGCCGCGGAGGTGATGGTGCCGCTCGTGCTGCCGCGGCGGGGGCGCCACCGCCTGCCGCCGCTCGGCATCGAGACCCGCTATCCCCTGGGCGTCGCCCGCATCTGGAGCTGGTGGCGCCCGTCGCTGGCGGTCACCGTGTGGCCGGCGCCCGAGCCTTCGGCCCCGCCGCTGCCGGCCGCGGCCTCGACGCCGACCGACGCCGCGGACCGCCCGCTCGCCGCCGACGGCGCACCGATCGGGGCCAGCGCCGACCTTCCGGACGGGGTGCGCCCCTACCGGGCCGGCGACAGCCCCGGCCGGGTGCTGTGGAAAAAGGCCGCGCGCCACGACGGCGACCCGGCCGGCTGGCTGGTGCGCGAGGCCACCCCGACCACGGGGGACACGCGGCTGTGGCTGGACGACGCCGCCTGCGGGCTGTCGGACGTCGAGGCGCGGCGCAGCCGGCTGTGCGCGTGGGTGCTGCAGGCCGACGCCCGCGGCATCGTCTACGGCCTGCGGCTGCCGGGCTGCACCATCGAACCCGGCACCGGCCCCGCCCACCGCCGCCACTGCCTGGAGGCACTGGCATGTCACTGA
- a CDS encoding AAA family ATPase, with the protein MTDHRPLIASLLQQLTTVIVGKDDVLRDAVTCLLARGHLLIEDLPGVGKTTLAHALARTFGLRFARVQFTADLMPSDLIGAAVYDRARQDFVFHPGPLFTQVLLADEINRASPRTQSALLEAMEERQVSVDGVTHALPEPFFVIATQNPFEQLGTHALPESQLDRFLMRLSLGYPDREAERALLRGEERRALLQRLPAVVDAEGLQRLQRAVDAVGVSDALLDELQALLAATRDGRWFVHGLSPRAGIALLQAARARALVAGRDYVAPDDLHDVLIPVAAHRLVPAAGAGRDAAGQLRALVQTLAG; encoded by the coding sequence ATGACCGATCACCGGCCCCTCATTGCCTCCTTGTTGCAGCAGCTTACCACGGTCATCGTGGGCAAAGACGACGTGCTGCGCGACGCCGTGACCTGCCTGCTGGCGCGCGGGCACCTGTTGATCGAAGACCTGCCGGGGGTGGGCAAGACGACGCTGGCACACGCGCTGGCGCGCACCTTCGGGCTGCGCTTCGCGCGGGTGCAGTTCACCGCGGACCTGATGCCCAGCGACCTGATCGGGGCGGCCGTCTATGACCGGGCGCGGCAGGATTTCGTCTTCCACCCCGGGCCGCTGTTCACGCAGGTGCTGCTGGCCGACGAGATCAACCGCGCGAGCCCGCGCACGCAAAGCGCGCTGCTGGAGGCGATGGAGGAGCGCCAGGTCAGCGTCGACGGCGTCACGCACGCGCTGCCGGAGCCGTTTTTCGTCATCGCGACGCAAAACCCGTTCGAGCAGCTGGGCACGCACGCACTGCCGGAGTCCCAGCTCGACCGCTTTTTGATGCGGCTGTCGCTCGGCTACCCGGACCGCGAGGCGGAGCGCGCCCTGCTGCGCGGCGAGGAGCGGCGCGCGCTGCTGCAGCGCCTGCCGGCGGTGGTGGATGCCGAGGGACTCCAGCGGCTGCAGCGCGCGGTGGACGCGGTGGGGGTGAGCGACGCGCTGCTGGACGAGCTGCAGGCGCTGCTGGCCGCGACGCGCGACGGCCGCTGGTTCGTGCACGGCCTGAGCCCCCGCGCGGGGATCGCGCTGCTGCAGGCCGCGCGCGCCCGTGCGCTCGTTGCCGGGCGCGACTACGTGGCGCCGGACGACCTGCACGACGTGCTGATCCCCGTTGCGGCGCACCGGCTGGTACCGGCCGCAGGCGCGGGCCGCGACGCGGCGGGACAGCTGCGCGCGCTCGTGCAAACCTTAGCCGGGTGA
- a CDS encoding histone deacetylase family protein — protein MKPTGYYTHPACARHDMGPGHPECPQRLGAIEDRLLISGVLDGLGQRTATPAAVAELELAHDRMHIAAIRGLADELRDAIAAGGPERLSVDPDTALNAHTWEAALAAAGAAIDATEAVVSGELANAFCAVRPPGHHACRNRAMGFCFFNNVAVAAKYALQRLGLKRVAIIDFDVHHGNGTEDIVAGDERILMCSFYQHPYYPEWDHRDAPNLVNVPVPAYTRGMDIREIVEMMWLPRLEAHRPQCIFISAGFDAHREDDLGQLGLVEQDYVWITQRIRDVARRHAKGRIVSVLEGGYNLSALARSVEAHIRVLADL, from the coding sequence ATGAAACCCACCGGCTATTACACCCATCCCGCCTGTGCCCGGCACGACATGGGCCCCGGCCACCCCGAATGTCCGCAGCGCCTCGGGGCGATTGAGGACCGGCTGCTGATCTCCGGGGTGCTGGACGGGCTGGGGCAGCGCACCGCGACGCCGGCGGCGGTGGCGGAGCTGGAGCTGGCGCACGATCGGATGCACATCGCCGCGATCCGGGGGCTGGCCGACGAACTGCGCGATGCGATCGCCGCGGGCGGGCCCGAACGCTTGTCGGTCGACCCGGACACGGCGCTCAACGCGCACACGTGGGAGGCGGCGCTGGCCGCGGCCGGGGCGGCGATCGACGCCACCGAGGCCGTCGTCAGTGGGGAACTGGCCAACGCGTTTTGTGCCGTGCGGCCGCCCGGGCACCACGCGTGCCGCAACCGCGCGATGGGCTTTTGCTTTTTCAACAACGTGGCCGTCGCGGCCAAGTACGCGCTGCAGCGTCTGGGGCTCAAGCGCGTGGCCATCATCGACTTCGACGTGCACCACGGCAACGGCACGGAGGACATCGTCGCCGGCGATGAGCGCATCCTGATGTGCAGCTTCTACCAGCACCCGTACTACCCGGAGTGGGACCACCGCGACGCGCCCAACCTCGTCAACGTGCCGGTGCCCGCCTACACGCGCGGCATGGATATCCGCGAGATCGTTGAGATGATGTGGCTGCCACGGTTGGAGGCGCACCGGCCGCAGTGCATCTTCATCAGCGCCGGCTTCGACGCCCACCGCGAGGACGACCTCGGCCAGCTCGGGTTGGTCGAGCAAGACTATGTGTGGATCACCCAGCGCATCCGGGACGTCGCGCGCCGCCACGCCAAGGGGCGCATCGTCAGCGTTCTGGAGGGGGGCTACAACCTGAGCGCCCTCGCGCGCAGCGTCGAGGCCCACATCCGTGTGCTGGCGGATCTGTGA
- a CDS encoding enoyl-CoA hydratase gives MSEEPILLHTRDARGVHTLTLNTPKAFNALSEAMLEALSARLDEIAADEGARVLVIAAAGKAFCAGHNLKEMRANPRLEYYQQLFARCSRMMLQIQRLPVPVIARVQGLATAAGCQLVAQCDLAVAAQEARFGVNGIDVGLFCATPSVPLVRNVPAKVAMEMLLTGEFISAEEARLRGLVNRVVPAEALDAEVERLVAAILTKPREAIAMGKAVFYQHRETGIEAAYQLAGQTMACNMMHEIAQEGVQAFIEKRVPAWRVSA, from the coding sequence ATGAGCGAAGAACCGATCCTGCTGCACACAAGGGACGCGCGCGGCGTGCACACGCTGACGCTCAACACCCCCAAGGCCTTCAACGCGCTGAGCGAGGCGATGCTCGAGGCCCTCTCGGCCCGGCTCGACGAAATCGCCGCCGACGAGGGCGCGCGCGTGCTCGTCATCGCCGCGGCCGGCAAGGCCTTTTGTGCCGGCCACAACCTCAAGGAGATGCGCGCCAACCCGCGGCTCGAGTACTACCAGCAGCTCTTTGCCCGCTGCTCGCGCATGATGCTGCAGATTCAGCGCCTGCCGGTGCCGGTGATCGCGCGCGTGCAGGGATTGGCGACGGCGGCCGGCTGTCAGCTGGTGGCGCAGTGCGACCTGGCGGTGGCGGCGCAGGAGGCGCGTTTCGGCGTCAATGGCATCGACGTCGGGCTGTTCTGCGCGACGCCCAGCGTGCCGCTGGTGCGCAACGTGCCGGCCAAGGTGGCGATGGAAATGCTGCTGACCGGCGAGTTCATCAGCGCGGAGGAGGCGCGGCTGCGCGGGTTGGTCAACCGCGTCGTACCGGCCGAGGCGCTGGACGCCGAGGTGGAGCGGCTGGTGGCCGCGATCCTGACGAAACCGCGCGAGGCCATCGCGATGGGCAAGGCCGTGTTCTACCAGCACCGCGAAACCGGCATCGAGGCAGCCTACCAGCTCGCCGGCCAAACGATGGCCTGCAATATGATGCACGAGATCGCGCAGGAGGGCGTGCAGGCCTTCATCGAGAAGCGTGTGCCGGCGTGGCGGGTGTCCGCTTGA